The Thermobispora bispora DSM 43833 genome window below encodes:
- the asnB gene encoding asparagine synthase (glutamine-hydrolyzing), translating to MCGITGWVDHGRDLRRERETVQAMTETMACRGPDDEGVWLAPHAALGHRRLAVIDIEGGRQPMVAERDGRPIAVLVYSGEVYNYRELRDELTRLGHRFRTRSDTEVVLEAYLEWGPDLATRLNGMYAFAIWDIPRQELLLVRDRMGIKPLYYFPTPDGVLFGSEPKAILANPLAEPVLDLDGLRELLAVVKTPGHGIFRGMHEVLPGSLVTVGRTGVRTHRYWRLEAREHRDDLDTTVRTVRELLEDIIARQLIADVPLCTLLSGGLDSSAVTALAARLSGERGKVRSFAVDFVGYAEHFRPDAMRDTPDAPFVHEVVRHAGTCHTDIVLSSAELMDPRARAAVLRARDLPVGTGDLDTSLYLLFAAIRRHSTVALSGESADEVFGGYRWFHDPRAVGAETFPWLALPELRRQWDWGAFLDDGLLRALDIAAYQRDEYRTALAEVPVLPGEHGVQRRMRELSHLHLTRFLQLLLDRKDRMSMAVGLEVRVPFCDHRLVEYVFNAPWSMKTFDHREKSLLRAAVADLLPRSVLERGKVPYPSIQDPGYEHRLRERAAELLAEGSFPAEPFVDVAKIRRVLGERPAGNGARAPLEWFLQFNAWLGRYRARVLF from the coding sequence GCTCGGCCACCGCCGGCTCGCCGTCATCGACATCGAGGGCGGCCGCCAGCCGATGGTCGCGGAGCGGGACGGCCGCCCGATCGCGGTGCTCGTCTACAGCGGCGAGGTGTACAACTACCGCGAGCTGCGCGACGAGCTCACCCGGCTCGGCCACCGCTTCCGCACCCGGAGCGACACCGAGGTCGTCCTCGAGGCGTACCTGGAGTGGGGCCCGGACCTCGCCACCCGCCTCAACGGCATGTACGCGTTCGCCATCTGGGACATCCCGCGGCAGGAGCTCCTGCTCGTCCGGGACCGGATGGGCATCAAGCCGCTCTACTACTTCCCGACGCCCGACGGGGTGCTGTTCGGCTCCGAACCCAAGGCGATCCTCGCCAACCCGCTCGCCGAACCGGTCCTCGACCTCGACGGGCTCCGGGAGCTGCTCGCCGTGGTGAAGACCCCGGGGCACGGGATCTTCCGCGGCATGCACGAGGTCCTCCCCGGCTCGCTGGTCACCGTGGGCCGCACCGGGGTGCGCACCCACCGGTACTGGCGCCTGGAGGCCCGGGAGCACCGCGACGACCTGGACACCACCGTCCGCACCGTGCGCGAGCTGCTGGAGGACATCATCGCCCGCCAGCTCATCGCGGACGTGCCGCTCTGCACGCTGCTCTCCGGCGGCCTCGACTCCAGCGCGGTCACCGCGCTCGCCGCCCGCCTCTCCGGGGAGCGGGGGAAGGTCCGCTCGTTCGCGGTCGACTTCGTGGGGTACGCCGAGCACTTCCGGCCGGATGCGATGCGCGACACCCCGGACGCCCCGTTCGTCCACGAGGTCGTACGGCACGCCGGCACCTGTCACACCGACATCGTGCTGAGCTCGGCCGAGCTCATGGACCCCCGGGCGCGGGCCGCGGTGCTCCGGGCCCGCGACCTGCCGGTCGGCACCGGAGACCTGGACACCTCGCTCTACCTGCTCTTCGCCGCCATCCGGCGGCACTCCACCGTCGCCCTCTCCGGGGAGTCGGCCGACGAGGTGTTCGGCGGGTACCGGTGGTTCCACGACCCCCGTGCCGTCGGCGCGGAGACCTTCCCCTGGCTCGCGCTCCCCGAGCTCAGGCGGCAGTGGGACTGGGGCGCCTTCCTCGACGACGGGCTGCTCCGCGCCCTCGACATCGCCGCCTATCAGCGCGATGAATACCGCACCGCCCTGGCCGAGGTGCCCGTGCTCCCCGGCGAGCACGGCGTGCAGCGGCGGATGCGGGAGCTGAGCCACCTCCACCTCACCCGGTTCCTGCAGCTCCTGCTCGACCGCAAGGACCGGATGAGCATGGCCGTCGGCCTCGAGGTGCGGGTGCCGTTCTGCGACCACCGGCTCGTCGAGTACGTGTTCAACGCCCCGTGGTCGATGAAGACCTTCGACCACCGGGAGAAGAGCCTGCTGCGCGCCGCCGTGGCCGACCTGCTGCCGCGCTCGGTGCTCGAGCGCGGCAAGGTGCCCTACCCCTCGATCCAGGATCCCGGCTACGAACACCGGCTGCGCGAGCGGGCGGCCGAGCTGCTCGCGGAGGGGAGCTTCCCGGCGGAGCCGTTCGTGGACGTGGCGAAGATCCGGCGGGTGCTCGGCGAGCGCCCGGCCGGGAACGGCGCCCGGGCGCCGCTGGAGTGGTTCCTGCAGTTCAACGCCTGGCTCGGCCGCTACCGGGCGCGCGTCCTGTTCTGA